In a single window of the Rhodamnia argentea isolate NSW1041297 chromosome 2, ASM2092103v1, whole genome shotgun sequence genome:
- the LOC115728767 gene encoding LOW QUALITY PROTEIN: protein YeeZ (The sequence of the model RefSeq protein was modified relative to this genomic sequence to represent the inferred CDS: inserted 1 base in 1 codon) translates to MSLRLSATPIRFDPNRAMSIPARPNLRRLPLLPLLPHSQAGLDRELSRRLFILGIGYVGRFFALHMKDQGWAVSGTCRSLVKKKQLEEEGLDVHVLDANEPELSTLDILKDYTHLLVSIPPVGXIGDPMLQHREFLKRVLRDGSLQWLCYLSSTSVYGDYGGAWVDEDYPANPSTELARLRLRAEEGWLDIGHNLGISSLVLRLGGIYGPGRSALDTIISKKPLSDSQKMRFSRHYTSRVHVDDICQALRAGIYVPSSSNIYNVVDDDPAPREEVFEYAEDLVKKRLSGWFQEDKCPDRTESTIQKVSKRDEKRVLNTRLKQELGLSLLHPSYKSGLRSIIEQMDVDSG, encoded by the exons ATGTCGCTCCGATTATCTGCAACTCCAATTCGATTCGATCCCAACCGAGCGATGTCAATCCCTGCGAGGCCCAATCTGCGTCggcttccccttcttcctcttcttcctcattcTCAAGCAGGACTTGATCGGGAGCTCTCTCGTCGGCTCTTCATCCTCGGCATCGGCTATGTCGGCCGATTCTTCGCGCTGCACATGAAGGACCAGGGATG GGCTGTTTCGGGGACTTGCAGGAGCCtggtgaagaagaagcagcTTGAAGAGGAGGGTCTGGATGTGCACGTTCTGGACGCGAATGAACCAGA GTTGAGTACTCTGGACATTTTGAAAGATTACACACACCTTCTTGTTTCTATACCCCCCGTGG GCATTGGCGATCCG atgcTACAACACCGAGAATTTCTCAAGCGTGTGCTGAGAGATGGAAGTCTGCAATGGCTGTGTTATTTGTCATCTACTA GTGTATATGGAGATTATGGTGGTGCATGGGTGGATGAGGA TTATCCAGCGAATCCTTCAACTGAGTTGGCTAGATTGAGGTTACGTGCTGAGGAGGGATGGCTAGATATAGGCCACAATCTTGGAATTTCTTCCCTGGTACTCCGACTTGGAGGCATATATGGCCCAGGAAGAAG TGCCCTTGATACAATAATTAGCAAGAAACCTTTGTCGGACAGTcagaaaatgagattttcaagGCATTACACATCCAGAGTTCATGTTGATGACATTTGTCAAGCACTCAGAGCTGGTATTTATGTGCCATCTTCAAG CAATATATACAATGTCGTCGATGATGATCCAGCACCTAGGGAAGAAGTATTCGAGTATGCAGAGGACTTGGTGAAGAAAAGGCTTTCTGGCTGGTTTCAAGAGGACAAGTGTCCTGATCGAACAGAGTCAACGATACAGAAAGTGAGTAAAAGGGATGAGAAGCGAGTTCTGAACACTCGTTTGAAGCAAGAGCTAGGGCTTAGCCTTCTTCATCCAAGTTATAAATCGGGGCTGCGGAGCATTATTGAGCAGATGGATGTGGATTCTGGGTAG
- the LOC115755621 gene encoding uncharacterized protein LOC115755621 isoform X3: MGSACCVASRDQTVPSRTTNETLHRNIIYSPSWSFHWENRRRVAGEIDNPPSEFNHGNSDCAPTEIKEPISSRRGHISDGRSPMGIMEAPFSQQSPPHDVVGADSVTSLSDISQANNDSAELRNAAESPESVAPKISSSTTIPSSFSMPIADPLSSHTPAVPPNSTPSRWAQCSVGHPLLRQISDSRILGMKSPCRNSISEGRPSFVLSPCSNEFTTGSQSGFSDGWSMRTFSELVASSQKERWSFDSEQLGSGCGKISGCSSRFSSSPSIDLQTCGACTKLLTERSSFRITSNEVAVVAVLVCGHVYHAECLDIMTQETDRYEPSCPICTIGEKQVLKMSKKAEFKSRSYKIFKKRVGDGHFSGDSKIFDKGKAMAQERKIPRLEMSSSSGISFAKPFLRRHFSLGSKWGRSLSENDSARKRGFWSRYRRD; the protein is encoded by the exons ATGGGATCAGCTTGCTGTGTTGCTTCCAGAGATCAAACTGTTCCCAGCCGAACAACCAATGAGACTTTGCACAGGAATATCATATATTCACCGTCGTGGAGCTTCCATTGGGAAAATAGAAGACGTGTGGCTGGTGAAATTGACAATCCACCGAGTGAGTTCAATCATGGAAATAGCGACTGTGCTCCCACTGAGATTAAGGAACCAATCAGTTCAAGGCGAGGCCACATATCAGATGGAAGAAGTCCGATGGGAATTATGGAAGCTCCTTTCTCTCAACAGTCCCCACCTCATGATGTAGTAGGAGCTGATTCAGTAACATCATTATCTG ATATATCCCAGGCAAACAATGACTCTGCAGAG CTGAGGAATGCAGCAGAATCCCCTGAATCAGTCGCACCAAAGATCTCATCTTCCACAACCATACCATCATCCTTCTCAATGCCAATAGCAGATCCATTGTCTTCCCATACTCCAGCTGTTCCCCCAAATTCTACCCCCTCAAGATGGGCCCAATGTTCAGTAGGACACCCGTTGTTGAGACAAATTTCTGATAGTCGGATTTTGGGAATGAAATCACCATGCAGGAACTCGATATCTGAAGGAAGACCATCATTCGTCCTGTCCCCTTGTAGCAATGAGTTCACTACAGGATCCCAAAGTGGCTTTTCTGATGGCTGGTCTATGCGCACATTTTCTGAGCTTGTGGCCTCTTCTCAGAAAGAGAGGTGGTCTTTTGACAGTGAGCAGTTGGGCTCTGGTTGTGGCAAGATTAGTGGATGTAGCAGCAGGTTCTCATCTTCACCATCCATTGATTTGCAAACATGTGGCGCGTGTACTAAGCTCCTGACTGAGAGATCATCATTtagaattaccagcaatgaggtTGCAGTGGTTGCAGTATTGGTCTGTGGGCATGTCTACCATGCGGAGTGCCTAGATATCATGACTCAAGAGACAGACCGCTACGAACCGAGCTGCCCAATTTGTACAATTGGAGAGAAGCAAGTATTGAAGATGTCCAAAAAAGCTGAGTTTAAGTCGAGGAGCTATAAGATATTCAAGAAACGGGTTGGCGATGGTCATTTCAGTGGTGACTCAAAGATTTTTGATAAAGGGAAAGCGATggcacaagaaagaaaaattcccCGGTTAGAAATGAGTTCCAGTTCAGGGATCTCTTTTGCGAAGCCCTTCTTAAGGAGGCACTTCTCTTTAGGATCCAAGTGGGGCAGGTCCTTATCAGAGAATGATTCTGCCAGGAAGAGGGGCTTTTGGTCAAGATATCGCAGAGATTGA
- the LOC115755621 gene encoding uncharacterized protein LOC115755621 isoform X2, translated as MRTVSGIIFALRDQTVPSRTTNETLHRNIIYSPSWSFHWENRRRVAGEIDNPPSEFNHGNSDCAPTEIKEPISSRRGHISDGRSPMGIMEAPFSQQSPPHDVVGADSVTSLSDISQANNDSAELRNAAESPESVAPKISSSTTIPSSFSMPIADPLSSHTPAVPPNSTPSRWAQCSVGHPLLRQISDSRILGMKSPCRNSISEGRPSFVLSPCSNEFTTGSQSGFSDGWSMRTFSELVASSQKERWSFDSEQLGSGCGKISGCSSRFSSSPSIDLQTCGACTKLLTERSSFRITSNEVAVVAVLVCGHVYHAECLDIMTQETDRYEPSCPICTIGEKQVLKMSKKAEFKSRSYKIFKKRVGDGHFSGDSKIFDKGKAMAQERKIPRLEMSSSSGISFAKPFLRRHFSLGSKWGRSLSENDSARKRGFWSRYRRD; from the exons ATGAGAACTGTGAGCGGAATTATATTTGCTTTGAG AGATCAAACTGTTCCCAGCCGAACAACCAATGAGACTTTGCACAGGAATATCATATATTCACCGTCGTGGAGCTTCCATTGGGAAAATAGAAGACGTGTGGCTGGTGAAATTGACAATCCACCGAGTGAGTTCAATCATGGAAATAGCGACTGTGCTCCCACTGAGATTAAGGAACCAATCAGTTCAAGGCGAGGCCACATATCAGATGGAAGAAGTCCGATGGGAATTATGGAAGCTCCTTTCTCTCAACAGTCCCCACCTCATGATGTAGTAGGAGCTGATTCAGTAACATCATTATCTG ATATATCCCAGGCAAACAATGACTCTGCAGAG CTGAGGAATGCAGCAGAATCCCCTGAATCAGTCGCACCAAAGATCTCATCTTCCACAACCATACCATCATCCTTCTCAATGCCAATAGCAGATCCATTGTCTTCCCATACTCCAGCTGTTCCCCCAAATTCTACCCCCTCAAGATGGGCCCAATGTTCAGTAGGACACCCGTTGTTGAGACAAATTTCTGATAGTCGGATTTTGGGAATGAAATCACCATGCAGGAACTCGATATCTGAAGGAAGACCATCATTCGTCCTGTCCCCTTGTAGCAATGAGTTCACTACAGGATCCCAAAGTGGCTTTTCTGATGGCTGGTCTATGCGCACATTTTCTGAGCTTGTGGCCTCTTCTCAGAAAGAGAGGTGGTCTTTTGACAGTGAGCAGTTGGGCTCTGGTTGTGGCAAGATTAGTGGATGTAGCAGCAGGTTCTCATCTTCACCATCCATTGATTTGCAAACATGTGGCGCGTGTACTAAGCTCCTGACTGAGAGATCATCATTtagaattaccagcaatgaggtTGCAGTGGTTGCAGTATTGGTCTGTGGGCATGTCTACCATGCGGAGTGCCTAGATATCATGACTCAAGAGACAGACCGCTACGAACCGAGCTGCCCAATTTGTACAATTGGAGAGAAGCAAGTATTGAAGATGTCCAAAAAAGCTGAGTTTAAGTCGAGGAGCTATAAGATATTCAAGAAACGGGTTGGCGATGGTCATTTCAGTGGTGACTCAAAGATTTTTGATAAAGGGAAAGCGATggcacaagaaagaaaaattcccCGGTTAGAAATGAGTTCCAGTTCAGGGATCTCTTTTGCGAAGCCCTTCTTAAGGAGGCACTTCTCTTTAGGATCCAAGTGGGGCAGGTCCTTATCAGAGAATGATTCTGCCAGGAAGAGGGGCTTTTGGTCAAGATATCGCAGAGATTGA
- the LOC115755621 gene encoding uncharacterized protein LOC115755621 isoform X1, whose product MRTVSGIIFALRIMGSACCVASRDQTVPSRTTNETLHRNIIYSPSWSFHWENRRRVAGEIDNPPSEFNHGNSDCAPTEIKEPISSRRGHISDGRSPMGIMEAPFSQQSPPHDVVGADSVTSLSDISQANNDSAELRNAAESPESVAPKISSSTTIPSSFSMPIADPLSSHTPAVPPNSTPSRWAQCSVGHPLLRQISDSRILGMKSPCRNSISEGRPSFVLSPCSNEFTTGSQSGFSDGWSMRTFSELVASSQKERWSFDSEQLGSGCGKISGCSSRFSSSPSIDLQTCGACTKLLTERSSFRITSNEVAVVAVLVCGHVYHAECLDIMTQETDRYEPSCPICTIGEKQVLKMSKKAEFKSRSYKIFKKRVGDGHFSGDSKIFDKGKAMAQERKIPRLEMSSSSGISFAKPFLRRHFSLGSKWGRSLSENDSARKRGFWSRYRRD is encoded by the exons ATGAGAACTGTGAGCGGAATTATATTTGCTTTGAG AATCATGGGATCAGCTTGCTGTGTTGCTTCCAGAGATCAAACTGTTCCCAGCCGAACAACCAATGAGACTTTGCACAGGAATATCATATATTCACCGTCGTGGAGCTTCCATTGGGAAAATAGAAGACGTGTGGCTGGTGAAATTGACAATCCACCGAGTGAGTTCAATCATGGAAATAGCGACTGTGCTCCCACTGAGATTAAGGAACCAATCAGTTCAAGGCGAGGCCACATATCAGATGGAAGAAGTCCGATGGGAATTATGGAAGCTCCTTTCTCTCAACAGTCCCCACCTCATGATGTAGTAGGAGCTGATTCAGTAACATCATTATCTG ATATATCCCAGGCAAACAATGACTCTGCAGAG CTGAGGAATGCAGCAGAATCCCCTGAATCAGTCGCACCAAAGATCTCATCTTCCACAACCATACCATCATCCTTCTCAATGCCAATAGCAGATCCATTGTCTTCCCATACTCCAGCTGTTCCCCCAAATTCTACCCCCTCAAGATGGGCCCAATGTTCAGTAGGACACCCGTTGTTGAGACAAATTTCTGATAGTCGGATTTTGGGAATGAAATCACCATGCAGGAACTCGATATCTGAAGGAAGACCATCATTCGTCCTGTCCCCTTGTAGCAATGAGTTCACTACAGGATCCCAAAGTGGCTTTTCTGATGGCTGGTCTATGCGCACATTTTCTGAGCTTGTGGCCTCTTCTCAGAAAGAGAGGTGGTCTTTTGACAGTGAGCAGTTGGGCTCTGGTTGTGGCAAGATTAGTGGATGTAGCAGCAGGTTCTCATCTTCACCATCCATTGATTTGCAAACATGTGGCGCGTGTACTAAGCTCCTGACTGAGAGATCATCATTtagaattaccagcaatgaggtTGCAGTGGTTGCAGTATTGGTCTGTGGGCATGTCTACCATGCGGAGTGCCTAGATATCATGACTCAAGAGACAGACCGCTACGAACCGAGCTGCCCAATTTGTACAATTGGAGAGAAGCAAGTATTGAAGATGTCCAAAAAAGCTGAGTTTAAGTCGAGGAGCTATAAGATATTCAAGAAACGGGTTGGCGATGGTCATTTCAGTGGTGACTCAAAGATTTTTGATAAAGGGAAAGCGATggcacaagaaagaaaaattcccCGGTTAGAAATGAGTTCCAGTTCAGGGATCTCTTTTGCGAAGCCCTTCTTAAGGAGGCACTTCTCTTTAGGATCCAAGTGGGGCAGGTCCTTATCAGAGAATGATTCTGCCAGGAAGAGGGGCTTTTGGTCAAGATATCGCAGAGATTGA
- the LOC115728768 gene encoding LOW QUALITY PROTEIN: bZIP transcription factor 44 (The sequence of the model RefSeq protein was modified relative to this genomic sequence to represent the inferred CDS: inserted 1 base in 1 codon) — MASSSGNSSSTARPQNSGSEGEPQQLRMDQRKRKRMESNRESARRSRMRKQKHLDDLTSQVTRLLKEKNQILTGITVATQHLVNVESENAVLGAQMTELSHRLDSLNEILNSIFQSNXGLETGQGLDLGSPYDGFFMGPMNLGCVSHPIMAASDVFECR, encoded by the exons ATGGCTTCGTCGAGCGGGAATTCCTCGAGCACCGCCCGGCCTCAGAACTCTGGGTCGGAGGGCGAGCCGCAGCAGCTCCGCATGGaccagaggaagaggaagaggatggaGTCGAACCGCGAGTCGGCAAGGCGGTCGAGGATGCGGAAGCAGAAGCACCTGGATGACCTCACATCCCAAGTGACTCGGCTGCTGAAGGAGAAGAACCAGATCCTGACGGGCATCACCGTCGCCACACAGCACCTGGTCAACGTCGAGTCGGAGAACGCTGTTCTGGGGGCTCAGATGACGGAGCTGAGCCACAGGCTCGATTCGCTCAACGAGATCCTGAACTCCATCTTCCAATCCA GGGGTCTCGAGACCGGTCAAGGCCTTGATTTGGGTTCTCCCTACGACGGCTTCTTCATGGGTCCTATGAATTTGGGTTGCGTGAGCCACCCAATCATGGCAGCTTCAGACGTGTTTGAGTGCCGATGA